One window of Staphylococcus chromogenes genomic DNA carries:
- a CDS encoding YceI family protein: MAKYNFDQVHSTLEFSIKHLMVSRVKGTFENYNVEINGDVNDLSSLEAVTTIDVESINTNNKDRDNHLKSADFFNTDENKQIVFKTKKITEDSVTGDLTIAGQTHEETFDVEFNGISANPMTGGKVTGFSVTGKINREKYGIDFNQALETGGVMLGKEVKFEAHSEFAVEE, translated from the coding sequence ATGGCAAAATATAATTTTGATCAAGTACACAGTACATTAGAATTTTCAATTAAACACTTAATGGTTTCTCGTGTTAAAGGAACATTTGAAAACTACAACGTTGAAATTAACGGTGATGTGAACGATTTATCTTCACTTGAAGCTGTGACTACAATTGACGTTGAATCTATTAACACAAATAACAAAGACCGTGACAACCACTTAAAATCAGCAGACTTCTTCAATACGGATGAAAACAAACAAATCGTATTCAAAACTAAAAAAATCACTGAAGACTCAGTGACTGGTGATTTAACAATTGCAGGTCAAACTCACGAAGAAACATTTGATGTTGAATTTAACGGTATTAGTGCGAACCCAATGACTGGTGGCAAAGTGACTGGTTTCTCAGTGACTGGTAAAATCAACCGCGAAAAATATGGTATCGACTTTAACCAAGCCTTAGAAACTGGTGGCGTAATGTTAGGTAAAGAAGTTAAATTCGAAGCACATAGTGAATTTGCAGTAGAAGAATAA
- a CDS encoding carbon starvation CstA family protein, whose product MITFIVCILVLILGYFTYGKYIDKMFGPKYDRPTPAHDQRDNVDFVPMKTSSNSLIQLLNIAGVGPIFGPIMGALYGPVAFIWIVIGCIFAGAVHDYLTGMISIRNRGAHLPQLAGKFLGQAMKHVVNIFTLLLLLLTGTVFVTSPALLLHNLMDGRVALGLIIFVIFVYYILSTVLPIDKIIGRIYPIFGALLVISALGVGFRLIQTGAPIPELTLENMHPDKAPIFPLLFFTITCGALSGFHATQSPIISRTTNKEKNARVIFYGMMIAEGIIAMIWAAAAMSLFGSYGGLQNVLAQGEAALVVSKVSTMLLGSFFGTIAVLGVIVLPITSGDTSFRSARMIIADYIHLGQKAISKRFIVAVPLFIASFLLTQVDFTILWRYFSWANQTTAAVALWVGAMYLLIAGKNYWVAFIPATFMTWNLFTYILSQPIGFGLNLDLSYAVAIGLTGLWLSYFFYQYRKNTVGDAFQLDHAVQLKNHPNYS is encoded by the coding sequence ATGATTACATTTATTGTCTGTATTTTGGTATTGATTTTGGGTTATTTTACGTATGGTAAGTATATCGATAAGATGTTTGGCCCAAAATACGATCGACCGACACCCGCGCATGATCAACGAGATAATGTAGACTTTGTACCGATGAAAACTTCATCTAATTCACTGATTCAACTGCTAAATATTGCTGGTGTGGGCCCGATTTTTGGTCCGATTATGGGGGCACTGTATGGACCTGTCGCTTTTATTTGGATTGTCATCGGCTGTATTTTCGCAGGGGCTGTACATGATTACTTAACGGGGATGATTTCGATTCGTAATCGTGGTGCGCATTTACCACAACTGGCGGGTAAATTTTTAGGTCAAGCTATGAAACACGTCGTGAATATTTTTACATTGCTTTTACTGTTACTTACAGGGACGGTATTTGTGACAAGTCCAGCTTTACTGTTACATAATTTGATGGATGGACGTGTCGCTTTAGGTCTCATTATTTTTGTTATTTTTGTGTATTACATTTTATCTACAGTATTGCCAATTGATAAAATTATCGGACGTATTTATCCTATATTTGGAGCTTTGCTGGTAATTAGTGCTTTAGGAGTCGGTTTTAGATTAATCCAAACGGGCGCACCTATCCCAGAGTTAACATTGGAAAATATGCATCCTGATAAAGCGCCTATATTCCCATTACTCTTTTTTACGATTACGTGTGGTGCTTTATCCGGATTTCATGCTACTCAATCGCCTATCATTTCTCGTACAACGAATAAGGAAAAGAATGCACGTGTCATTTTTTACGGGATGATGATTGCAGAAGGGATTATTGCGATGATTTGGGCCGCAGCAGCGATGAGTTTATTTGGTAGCTATGGGGGCTTACAAAATGTATTAGCTCAAGGTGAAGCTGCACTTGTCGTAAGTAAAGTTTCAACGATGCTTCTCGGCTCATTTTTCGGGACAATCGCCGTGTTAGGTGTTATTGTGTTGCCGATTACTAGTGGAGATACATCATTCAGAAGCGCGCGTATGATTATTGCAGATTATATTCATTTAGGACAAAAAGCCATCAGCAAACGTTTTATTGTGGCAGTCCCATTATTTATTGCGAGTTTCTTATTAACACAAGTTGACTTTACCATTTTGTGGAGATATTTTTCATGGGCCAATCAAACAACAGCTGCTGTGGCCTTATGGGTCGGAGCCATGTACTTGTTAATCGCAGGTAAAAATTATTGGGTGGCCTTCATTCCGGCGACATTTATGACGTGGAATTTATTTACGTACATTTTAAGTCAGCCGATAGGATTTGGGCTCAATTTAGATTTAAGTTATGCCGTGGCGATAGGTTTAACGGGGTTATGGCTTTCTTATTTCTTTTATCAATATCGAAAAAATACAGTGGGCGATGCGTTTCAATTGGATCATGCTGTCCAATTGAAAAATCATCCGAACTATTCTTAA
- a CDS encoding DoxX family membrane protein has protein sequence MIKWLQQSKIASVLLLLLRLYLGFGWFMSGIGKFLSGGFNAGGFLQNAIQHPVASESGVQYPIFTSFLEHIVLPMAPVINILIPILEVCIGLLLILGLFTPVGAFFGLLMNFMFLFAGTVSVNPLYILIGIFIFMGGYNSGRFGLDYFLKRLHGSKILQFFNYHPEYTHYNEKISVK, from the coding sequence ATGATTAAATGGTTACAACAAAGTAAAATTGCAAGTGTGCTTTTACTTTTATTACGTTTATACTTAGGATTTGGATGGTTCATGTCCGGTATTGGTAAATTTTTGAGCGGTGGATTTAACGCTGGGGGCTTTTTACAAAATGCCATTCAACATCCAGTTGCAAGCGAGTCCGGTGTCCAATATCCTATTTTCACATCATTTTTAGAACATATTGTCTTACCGATGGCACCGGTGATTAATATTTTAATTCCTATTTTAGAAGTGTGTATCGGATTATTATTGATTTTAGGTCTATTTACACCAGTTGGCGCATTTTTCGGTTTATTAATGAATTTCATGTTCTTATTTGCCGGTACAGTTTCAGTCAACCCGCTCTATATTTTAATCGGAATTTTCATTTTCATGGGTGGTTACAATAGTGGTCGTTTCGGTCTAGATTATTTCTTAAAACGTCTACATGGTTCAAAAATCCTTCAATTTTTTAACTATCATCCAGAATATACACATTACAATGAAAAAATCAGTGTAAAATAA
- the ureE gene encoding urease accessory protein UreE — translation MIVESIQGNIANLTPEEKQVHIEKVYLENSDLVKRIQRVKTDHGTEIGIRLNQSIDLQYGDILYRDDKNMIIIDVNSEDIIAIQPRTLKEMGDIAHQLGNRHLPAQFTDSEMLVQYDYLVEDLLKDLGIPYQREARKVNQAFKHIGHSHD, via the coding sequence ATGATTGTAGAATCGATTCAAGGCAATATCGCAAACTTAACACCGGAAGAAAAACAAGTGCATATTGAAAAAGTGTATCTTGAAAATTCTGATCTTGTTAAACGTATCCAACGTGTGAAAACAGATCACGGCACAGAAATTGGGATTCGTTTAAACCAATCTATAGATTTACAATATGGCGATATTTTATATCGTGATGACAAAAATATGATTATTATCGATGTCAATTCTGAAGATATTATTGCGATTCAACCACGCACTTTAAAAGAAATGGGTGACATTGCACACCAATTAGGCAACCGTCATTTGCCAGCGCAGTTCACTGATTCAGAAATGCTTGTCCAATATGACTACCTTGTAGAGGATTTATTAAAAGACTTAGGCATTCCTTATCAACGCGAAGCTCGAAAAGTGAACCAAGCTTTTAAACATATAGGACATTCTCATGATTAA
- a CDS encoding DUF5996 family protein encodes MKFAVRALSQFVAPFRARKIKPGLFWGTFDISTIINYNAFHEMFEPSQVIEYAAFDEHFIEFGFWFGDDTFEGPTFFVLPYPFVDSSLTFDQPLIDQAYFDPKLTELIYELKSTTPEALHELHTFLNQGFHIFKDHLSWENCQHYEVPLKMAQNQIGKSPLK; translated from the coding sequence ATGAAATTTGCAGTACGTGCACTGAGCCAGTTTGTGGCCCCTTTCAGAGCACGTAAAATTAAACCAGGTCTATTTTGGGGAACTTTCGACATTTCTACGATTATCAACTACAATGCATTTCACGAAATGTTTGAACCGTCTCAAGTTATTGAATATGCAGCCTTCGATGAGCATTTTATTGAGTTTGGTTTTTGGTTTGGGGACGACACATTTGAAGGACCGACTTTCTTCGTTTTACCTTATCCGTTCGTTGACAGTTCCTTAACATTTGATCAACCTTTAATCGATCAAGCTTACTTTGATCCAAAACTAACAGAACTCATCTATGAACTCAAATCCACGACGCCTGAAGCGCTTCATGAGCTTCATACGTTTTTAAACCAAGGTTTCCATATTTTTAAAGATCATTTGTCATGGGAAAACTGCCAACATTACGAAGTCCCACTAAAAATGGCACAAAACCAAATAGGGAAGTCTCCCCTGAAATAG
- a CDS encoding DUF5996 family protein: MLKIAEWKKEQETLHLLAQVLGKHKLASAFQEPQWAHVILDMNTTGFSTGLLFNYDCTYTINVDLQSHRLVVETDHGCDEMPLREGTTIQDYYEWIQQTLKRFKVEVPINTTPQEMAHTTPFDRDTEHHHYNEKFVMKCCI; encoded by the coding sequence ATGTTAAAAATTGCAGAATGGAAAAAAGAACAAGAAACACTACACCTTTTAGCACAAGTACTTGGAAAGCATAAATTAGCAAGTGCTTTTCAGGAACCTCAATGGGCACATGTGATTTTGGATATGAATACAACGGGTTTTTCGACAGGCTTACTTTTCAACTATGACTGTACCTATACGATTAATGTCGATTTACAATCTCATCGTCTCGTTGTGGAAACGGACCATGGATGTGACGAAATGCCGTTACGTGAGGGTACAACGATTCAAGACTATTATGAATGGATACAACAAACCTTGAAACGTTTTAAAGTCGAGGTTCCTATCAATACGACACCTCAAGAAATGGCACATACGACCCCTTTTGATCGTGATACTGAACATCATCATTATAATGAAAAATTTGTCATGAAGTGTTGCATTTAA
- a CDS encoding GNAT family N-acetyltransferase, which translates to MVEVKHSNHKFYVGESEDHVDAYMSYVPSGKQRIIIDHTEVGESLQGQGVGKQLVKAAVEYARENDLKILATCPFAKGVLEKTTEYHDVYQK; encoded by the coding sequence ATGGTGGAAGTTAAACACAGTAATCATAAGTTTTATGTTGGTGAATCAGAAGATCACGTGGATGCTTACATGTCGTACGTCCCTTCCGGTAAACAGAGAATTATTATTGATCACACAGAAGTGGGCGAAAGCCTACAAGGTCAAGGCGTAGGAAAACAATTAGTAAAAGCGGCAGTTGAGTATGCGCGTGAAAATGACTTGAAAATTTTAGCTACTTGTCCTTTCGCAAAAGGTGTACTTGAAAAAACAACTGAATATCATGATGTATACCAAAAATAA